The sequence TGGCTGATCCTGCTGGCGCTGGCGGCCACCTCGACGCTGTGGGCGATGCGCAAACTGGGCGCCAAATGGCAACTGTTGCACAACTTCGTCTATCTGGCGGCGATCCTCGCCCCCATCCACTACCTGTGGTCGGTCAAAACGTTTTCCCCCCAGCCGTTCATCTACGCGCTGCTGGCGGTGGCGCTGTTGGGCCTGCGTTACAAGAAATTCCGCGCCTGGTGGCGCTGAACTACGCGGCGGCGCGCGTTATTGGTACGGAAAAACGCGCGCCGCCGGCGGGAACTTTTTCTGTGTTCCAGCGCTCATATTCCTGTCACGGATCCCCGAGTTCGTCGATTTGGGGTTGAATATCTTCGCTGATAAGACCAGTATTTAGCTGCGAATTGCTACGATATCGTTATAATGCCCGACCTTGTTTCTGTTCTCAGGGTGAATTTGCCCCTTAACAGGTGACAAATCGATAACATCGGGTTATTTTCTACGATGATGGTTTTATTGCCGGAGATACCAGCACAATGGCGGATAAGTTTCACATTTTGCTTCTGAACGGCCCCAATCTCAATCTGCTGGGGACGCGTGAGCCGGAGAAGTACGGCAGCACGACGCTGACAGAGATTGTTAACGGATTGGAAAACCAGGCATCCGCATTGGATATTACCCTGAGCCATCTGCAGTCCAACGCCGAGCATCAGCTGATCGATCGCATCCATCAGGCGCGCGGCAACACCGATTTCATTCTGATA comes from Serratia sarumanii and encodes:
- the aroQ gene encoding type II 3-dehydroquinate dehydratase; this encodes MADKFHILLLNGPNLNLLGTREPEKYGSTTLTEIVNGLENQASALDITLSHLQSNAEHQLIDRIHQARGNTDFILINPAAFTHTSVALRDALLAVQIPFIEIHLSNVHAREPFRHHSYLSDVAVGVICGLGADGYAFALQAAVNRLSKTH